One window of Catonella massiliensis genomic DNA carries:
- a CDS encoding RecQ family ATP-dependent DNA helicase translates to MDELLNELKAAYGEGAEFREGQREAIEYAVNGKRVLVVQKTGWGKSLVYFLATKILKKKKNGITLIISPLLALMNNQIESAKKIGVRVKTINSENVDYWNQIMSDIENGSVDALIISPERLSNQQFKEFMLEKMAKKIMLFVVDEAHCISDWGHDFRPDYRRIVDILSILPVNISVIATTATANNRVVNDIKEQLGDSLQISRGSLMRESLSLQVVKLPSKEARMVWILQNINDIPGTGVIYCLTVNDCKLLDNWLKKNGVKSESYYAALDIEKKHEIIESFMNNQIKVMIATVAFGMGFDKPDISFVIHFQKPGNIVAYYQQIGRAGRGIDNAYAILLCGGEDDEINNYFINSAFPTEKLMTAVVETVKNNPGIKIREMETHINMKRGKIEACVKYLLVNGDIYVEKGKYYKSAREWKPNLEKSERITEIRKNELLKMEEFLRQNNCYMEFIAKELDDITAKKCGKCSNCKGHMLIETELSKDLILEAQKFIKDDFNVIEARKKWPDGIRVNGVNKISDEYRCEEGLVLSNYGDSGWGISVSEGKYKNDYFDDSLVEASVALLEKFAKNNNIQWVTSVPSLRHPELVKSFAKRLSERLELSYYEVIEKITNNVCQKELNTSYLQYNNANSSFEVRKCPDGNILLVDDMVDSRWTFTVCGYKLREKGSGKVFPFALANSAGKEEG, encoded by the coding sequence ATGGATGAATTACTTAATGAATTAAAAGCTGCTTACGGTGAAGGAGCAGAATTTAGAGAAGGGCAAAGAGAGGCGATAGAATATGCTGTAAATGGAAAAAGAGTACTTGTAGTACAGAAAACCGGATGGGGAAAAAGTTTGGTATATTTTCTTGCTACAAAAATACTAAAGAAAAAGAAAAATGGAATAACGCTTATTATAAGCCCTTTGCTTGCATTAATGAACAATCAAATTGAGTCTGCTAAAAAGATTGGGGTACGAGTTAAAACAATCAATTCTGAAAATGTTGATTATTGGAATCAAATAATGTCTGATATAGAAAATGGCTCGGTTGATGCTTTAATTATATCGCCTGAAAGACTGTCCAATCAGCAATTTAAAGAGTTTATGCTGGAGAAGATGGCAAAGAAAATAATGCTTTTTGTTGTCGATGAAGCTCATTGTATTTCTGACTGGGGACATGATTTCAGGCCTGATTACAGGAGGATTGTAGATATTCTTAGTATTTTACCGGTTAATATTTCTGTTATAGCCACAACTGCAACTGCTAATAACAGAGTGGTAAATGATATAAAAGAGCAGCTTGGTGACAGCTTACAAATAAGTCGTGGCAGTCTTATGAGGGAATCCCTATCTTTACAGGTTGTAAAACTGCCATCAAAAGAAGCAAGGATGGTGTGGATACTGCAGAATATTAATGATATCCCGGGAACAGGTGTTATATATTGTCTTACTGTAAATGACTGCAAGCTGCTTGACAATTGGTTGAAGAAAAATGGAGTAAAAAGTGAAAGCTACTATGCCGCCTTGGATATAGAGAAAAAACACGAGATTATAGAATCATTTATGAATAATCAAATAAAGGTTATGATAGCAACAGTAGCCTTTGGAATGGGCTTTGATAAACCGGATATTAGCTTTGTTATACATTTTCAAAAACCTGGTAATATAGTGGCATATTATCAGCAGATAGGACGTGCAGGAAGAGGAATTGACAATGCCTATGCAATATTGCTATGTGGTGGTGAAGATGATGAAATAAATAATTATTTCATTAACTCTGCATTTCCAACTGAAAAGCTTATGACAGCAGTTGTTGAAACAGTTAAGAATAATCCGGGGATTAAAATCAGGGAGATGGAAACCCATATAAATATGAAAAGGGGTAAAATCGAAGCCTGCGTTAAATACCTGTTAGTAAATGGAGATATTTATGTTGAAAAAGGTAAATATTATAAGTCTGCAAGAGAATGGAAGCCTAATCTGGAAAAGAGTGAACGAATAACGGAAATAAGAAAAAATGAGCTTTTGAAGATGGAAGAGTTCTTGAGACAGAATAACTGTTATATGGAATTTATAGCAAAAGAATTAGACGATATCACAGCAAAGAAATGCGGGAAATGCTCTAACTGTAAGGGACATATGCTTATAGAAACTGAATTATCTAAAGATTTGATATTGGAAGCTCAGAAATTTATTAAGGATGACTTTAATGTTATCGAAGCAAGAAAAAAGTGGCCTGATGGAATCAGGGTTAATGGTGTAAATAAGATATCTGACGAATATAGGTGTGAAGAAGGCTTGGTATTAAGCAATTATGGGGATTCGGGCTGGGGCATATCAGTCTCTGAAGGTAAATATAAAAATGATTATTTTGATGACAGCCTTGTAGAAGCCTCTGTAGCATTACTTGAAAAATTTGCTAAAAATAATAACATACAATGGGTAACAAGTGTACCTTCTTTAAGGCACCCTGAATTAGTAAAGTCTTTTGCAAAGAGGCTTTCAGAGCGGCTGGAGCTTTCATACTATGAGGTGATAGAGAAGATAACAAATAATGTATGTCAGAAAGAGTTAAATACAAGCTATCTTCAATATAA
- a CDS encoding SGNH/GDSL hydrolase family protein, translated as MKRKIYIISTICITLAILFFVQRLLMPKYVEDNPEGALISEYYDVEKDHDLLFVGDCEVYESFSPEVLRKEYGIKSYIRGSANQLIWQSYYLLEEMLKYEKPKTVVYNVLAMKYARAQKESYNRMTLDGMRWSASKVEAVKASMLPEEKFITYVFPLLRFHSRWSELTSQDFKYIFTKPKVSEDGYLVNKGVHPVDKIPVGKPLSDYRLPDISYEYLDKMVKLCKENNVELILMKAPILYPYWYKEWDEQIRNYAGENDLKYINFLDKQDEVGIDYSKDTYDGGLHLNLYGAEKMSRYFGKLLRENFK; from the coding sequence ATGAAGAGGAAAATATATATAATTTCTACCATTTGCATCACCCTTGCCATTCTTTTTTTCGTTCAGAGACTGCTTATGCCTAAGTATGTGGAGGACAATCCTGAAGGTGCGCTTATCAGTGAGTATTATGACGTAGAGAAAGACCACGACCTGCTCTTTGTAGGAGACTGCGAAGTCTATGAAAGCTTTTCGCCAGAGGTTTTGAGGAAGGAATATGGCATCAAGTCCTATATAAGGGGAAGTGCCAACCAGCTTATATGGCAGTCTTACTATCTTCTTGAAGAAATGCTTAAGTATGAGAAGCCAAAGACCGTAGTTTACAATGTGCTTGCTATGAAGTACGCTAGGGCTCAAAAGGAGAGCTACAACCGCATGACTCTTGACGGTATGAGGTGGTCTGCTTCTAAGGTAGAGGCAGTCAAGGCTTCTATGCTTCCTGAGGAGAAATTTATCACCTATGTCTTTCCTCTGCTTCGTTTCCACTCACGCTGGAGTGAGCTTACGAGTCAGGACTTTAAGTACATTTTCACTAAGCCAAAGGTGTCTGAGGACGGCTACCTTGTGAATAAAGGGGTACATCCTGTGGATAAGATTCCTGTAGGGAAGCCTCTTTCCGACTACAGACTGCCTGACATATCTTACGAGTATCTTGACAAGATGGTGAAGCTATGTAAGGAAAACAATGTAGAGCTCATCCTTATGAAGGCACCAATTCTTTATCCTTACTGGTACAAAGAGTGGGATGAGCAGATTAGGAATTATGCAGGGGAAAATGACTTAAAGTACATCAATTTTCTTGATAAACAAGATGAGGTGGGGATTGATTATTCCAAGGATACCTATGACGGAGGGCTTCATCTAAATCTCTATGGGGCAGAGAAAATGAGCAGGTATTTTGGGAAGTTGTTGAGGGAGAATTTTAAGTAA
- a CDS encoding MBOAT family O-acyltransferase: MLFVSYGFIAFLIAFIICYYTVFKRFQWQFLLFAGLSFYFYAGKVYLIYMALVTAGVWFASLKIDDIYVNISKRNSEVKAEEKHRFTASGKGEKWLYFGLIFSLGTLIVVKYADFVIANINIVSNALTGGGGFKFLNLILPMGISFYTFKSIGYLVDVYRKKYRAEKNFFKFALYISFFPQLIQGPISRFDHISESLFTRHSYNHKDFIRGLYRLLWGYFKKMVIADRILPAVLTIVSDSETYNGVFALMGIMFYALQIYADFSGGIDITIAIAEMLGIKVEENFIRPYFSKNVKEYWRRWHITMGAWFRDYVFYPLSVSTFMLKLSKFSRKHLGKSIGKRVPVYISALMVWFLTGLWHGAGWNFVVWGLLNGLCILISDELKPVFAAFHKLIPIKQLPFRAYDAFSAIRTVFIMSSIRMLDCYGDVGVTFKAFFSIFWVNNWGKAVVTDLGITTADYLVLAVGVVILFVVSLASRTTDIRDRILAKDEIIWYPVLALLFVTILIFGVYGIGYDSSQFIYNRF, encoded by the coding sequence ATGCTATTCGTATCTTATGGATTTATAGCCTTTTTAATAGCTTTCATTATCTGCTATTATACTGTATTTAAGCGGTTTCAGTGGCAGTTTTTGCTCTTTGCAGGCCTTTCATTTTACTTCTATGCCGGCAAAGTCTATCTCATATATATGGCTCTGGTTACTGCCGGAGTCTGGTTTGCGAGCCTTAAAATAGACGATATCTATGTGAATATATCTAAAAGAAATTCAGAGGTAAAAGCGGAGGAAAAGCACCGATTCACTGCCTCAGGTAAGGGGGAAAAATGGCTCTACTTCGGTCTTATTTTCAGCCTTGGAACCCTCATAGTGGTAAAATATGCTGACTTTGTCATTGCCAATATTAACATAGTATCAAATGCACTTACAGGCGGTGGAGGATTTAAGTTTCTTAACCTCATTTTACCTATGGGAATTTCTTTCTACACCTTTAAGAGCATCGGCTATCTTGTGGATGTATACCGCAAGAAATACAGGGCTGAGAAAAATTTCTTTAAGTTCGCCCTTTACATATCATTTTTCCCGCAACTAATCCAAGGCCCTATAAGCAGGTTTGACCATATCTCTGAGTCACTTTTTACAAGGCATAGCTACAATCACAAAGACTTTATCAGAGGGCTTTACAGGCTGTTATGGGGTTATTTTAAGAAAATGGTAATCGCAGACCGCATCTTACCTGCAGTTCTTACCATTGTTTCTGACTCTGAGACCTATAACGGAGTCTTCGCCCTTATGGGAATCATGTTTTATGCACTGCAGATATATGCAGACTTTTCAGGCGGAATAGACATCACCATAGCCATAGCGGAAATGCTTGGAATCAAGGTGGAGGAGAACTTCATCAGACCGTATTTTTCAAAAAATGTTAAGGAATACTGGCGCCGTTGGCACATAACCATGGGGGCTTGGTTTAGGGACTATGTATTCTATCCACTTTCCGTATCGACTTTTATGCTGAAGCTGTCAAAGTTCTCCAGAAAGCACCTTGGGAAAAGCATAGGAAAGCGTGTGCCTGTCTACATTTCAGCACTTATGGTCTGGTTCCTCACAGGACTTTGGCATGGAGCAGGCTGGAACTTTGTAGTATGGGGGCTCCTAAATGGACTTTGCATACTGATATCTGACGAGCTTAAGCCTGTCTTTGCGGCTTTTCACAAACTTATTCCGATAAAGCAGCTACCTTTTAGAGCTTACGATGCATTTTCAGCCATCCGCACCGTATTTATAATGAGCAGTATCAGAATGCTTGATTGCTACGGCGATGTAGGAGTGACTTTTAAGGCATTTTTTAGTATATTTTGGGTAAATAACTGGGGAAAGGCGGTAGTTACCGACCTTGGAATAACTACAGCTGATTACCTCGTTTTAGCTGTGGGAGTAGTTATTTTATTTGTGGTAAGTCTTGCCTCAAGAACTACTGACATAAGAGACAGGATATTAGCTAAAGATGAGATTATCTGGTACCCTGTGCTTGCCCTGCTTTTTGTAACGATTCTGATTTTTGGAGTCTATGGTATAGGCTATGACAGCTCACAGTTCATATACAACAGGTTTTAG
- a CDS encoding phosphopantetheine-binding protein encodes MNKTELLDILQDIHPEVDYEKEKSLIDSGIFDSFDIVTLISEIAEEFDIKVPANEITPDNFNSLEAIITLLVELE; translated from the coding sequence ATGAATAAGACTGAATTACTTGACATTTTGCAGGACATCCACCCGGAGGTTGATTATGAAAAGGAGAAAAGCCTCATAGATAGCGGGATATTTGACTCATTTGACATAGTGACTCTCATATCGGAAATCGCTGAAGAATTCGATATAAAGGTGCCTGCCAATGAGATTACACCCGACAACTTTAACTCACTTGAAGCGATTATTACACTTTTAGTGGAATTGGAGTAG
- a CDS encoding AMP-binding protein, which yields MKPTNILTYLDETATSYPDKPSFIGEASALTFLELKSKTEAIGSFIADKNIYNEPILVFMEKSPEEVSALLGVVRSGNFYVALDLDMPETRLDAIIDITKAKLMIVDEHTREKAKNLGFSGDICSFEEALSRQTNAMLLLDISHKAKEIDTIYLVFTSGSTGVPKGVVASHRNVIDYIEGLGKVLECDEDTVFGNQAPLYLDASLKDVYTTLKYGATTYFIPKKLFMSPVMLIEYLNEHKINTICFVSSAFTIFTKLSAFDIAKPEYLKVVAFGGEVLLIGHLKQWMKACPGARFINLYGATECTGMSSYYVVYDVEKLENGIPIGKPLPDTEIFLMDEEGNPIANPHPGAGIFSKDEEDSHIAKPDDTEIFGHSKIDLSIGKRLPNVETFLIDKEYSHIVKQSAEMENLRHKGKICIGGTGLSSGYYKDEERTKEKFVNYQLTDGRSILLYKTGDIGYFGEDGELYFAGRGDNQIKHRGYRIELEEIEACGGAFEGVDRGCCIYNPEKEVITFFYEGRIEEAKVKENFRNRLASYMVPGKVVKLDKLPLMAGGKIDRKALSKLI from the coding sequence ATGAAACCAACTAATATACTCACTTACCTTGATGAAACTGCCACAAGCTACCCCGACAAGCCATCCTTTATAGGTGAAGCTTCCGCCTTGACCTTTTTGGAGCTTAAATCGAAAACCGAAGCTATAGGAAGTTTCATAGCTGATAAAAATATCTATAACGAGCCTATACTTGTCTTTATGGAGAAGTCCCCTGAGGAGGTTTCTGCCCTTTTGGGAGTAGTCCGCTCGGGGAATTTTTATGTGGCGCTAGACCTTGATATGCCTGAGACAAGGCTTGATGCCATCATAGATATAACTAAAGCAAAGCTTATGATAGTTGACGAACATACTAGGGAAAAGGCTAAAAACCTTGGATTTAGTGGAGATATTTGTAGCTTTGAGGAAGCTCTAAGCAGGCAAACTAATGCCATGTTATTGCTAGATATAAGCCATAAGGCAAAAGAGATAGACACTATTTACCTGGTATTTACCTCAGGTTCTACAGGGGTGCCAAAGGGAGTGGTGGCAAGCCATAGGAATGTGATTGACTATATAGAGGGGCTTGGCAAAGTCTTAGAGTGTGATGAGGATACTGTATTTGGCAATCAGGCGCCGCTCTATCTTGATGCAAGCCTAAAGGATGTCTATACCACGCTAAAATACGGGGCGACTACATATTTTATTCCTAAGAAGCTATTTATGTCTCCGGTTATGCTCATAGAATACCTTAATGAACATAAGATAAACACTATCTGCTTTGTATCCTCTGCCTTTACCATATTTACCAAGCTATCAGCCTTTGACATAGCAAAGCCTGAGTACCTAAAGGTTGTTGCCTTTGGCGGCGAAGTATTGCTGATTGGCCATTTGAAACAGTGGATGAAAGCCTGCCCTGGGGCAAGATTTATCAATCTGTACGGTGCAACTGAGTGTACAGGTATGAGCAGTTATTATGTGGTTTATGATGTGGAGAAACTGGAAAACGGTATACCTATCGGGAAACCGCTTCCCGATACGGAGATTTTTCTAATGGATGAGGAAGGTAACCCTATAGCAAATCCGCATCCTGGTGCGGGAATTTTTTCTAAGGATGAAGAAGACAGCCATATAGCAAAACCTGATGATACGGAGATTTTTGGGCATAGCAAAATAGATTTATCAATAGGAAAACGGCTTCCTAATGTTGAGACTTTTCTCATCGATAAAGAATACAGCCACATAGTAAAACAGTCTGCTGAAATGGAGAATTTAAGGCATAAAGGCAAAATCTGCATAGGTGGAACAGGGCTTTCTTCAGGCTACTACAAAGATGAGGAGAGGACAAAGGAGAAATTTGTGAACTACCAATTAACAGATGGTAGGTCTATACTCCTTTACAAGACAGGCGACATAGGCTACTTTGGAGAGGATGGAGAGCTTTATTTTGCAGGAAGAGGGGACAATCAGATAAAGCACAGAGGCTATAGGATTGAACTTGAAGAGATAGAAGCCTGTGGAGGTGCATTTGAGGGAGTTGACAGAGGATGCTGTATTTATAACCCTGAAAAGGAGGTTATAACATTTTTCTACGAGGGTAGAATAGAAGAAGCCAAGGTAAAGGAAAATTTTAGAAATAGACTTGCCTCCTATATGGTTCCTGGCAAGGTGGTTAAGCTTGATAAGCTTCCGCTTATGGCAGGTGGTAAGATAGACAGGAAGGCTTTATCAAAACTCATTTAA
- a CDS encoding DUF3791 domain-containing protein gives MLAHPILLQKKYARIVVAYAKERNKTVEEALDYFYHSIVYTLMSQGISDMHCMSDAYLVEELILRETAPPHNLRKE, from the coding sequence ATGCTAGCACACCCAATCCTTTTACAGAAAAAATACGCAAGAATTGTAGTAGCCTATGCAAAAGAGCGTAATAAAACAGTTGAAGAAGCCTTAGATTATTTTTATCACTCTATAGTTTACACACTTATGAGCCAAGGAATCTCAGATATGCATTGTATGAGCGATGCCTACCTGGTCGAAGAACTTATTTTAAGGGAAACTGCCCCTCCCCACAATCTTAGAAAAGAATAA
- a CDS encoding DUF3990 domain-containing protein, with amino-acid sequence MILYHGSYLEVSKPDLEHSRLNVDFGKGFYTTPILEQAENWCKKVRSEGKEGIVSVYEFSEEAFESLKTLKFDSYSEEWLDFVVNCRLSKDKSDYDIVIGGVANDKVFNTIELFFDGLIEKKEAINRLRYEKPNLQICFRSEESLKYLHFERSEIIC; translated from the coding sequence ATGATTTTATATCATGGCTCATATCTTGAGGTATCTAAGCCGGACTTAGAGCATTCGAGGCTGAATGTTGACTTCGGAAAGGGCTTTTATACCACGCCAATTCTCGAACAAGCTGAGAATTGGTGTAAAAAGGTAAGAAGTGAAGGTAAGGAAGGAATTGTGTCGGTATATGAATTTAGCGAAGAGGCTTTTGAGAGCTTAAAGACCTTGAAATTTGATTCATATTCGGAAGAATGGCTGGATTTTGTAGTAAACTGCAGACTTAGTAAAGATAAGTCTGATTATGATATCGTTATTGGTGGTGTAGCCAATGATAAAGTATTCAATACCATTGAATTGTTTTTTGATGGACTTATTGAGAAAAAAGAGGCTATTAATCGTCTGCGTTATGAGAAACCGAACTTGCAGATTTGTTTTCGTTCGGAAGAATCGCTCAAATATCTCCATTTTGAAAGGAGTGAAATAATATGCTAG
- a CDS encoding DUF3791 domain-containing protein: MQNTNTDYGLNEVEFAIFCIENVAAVLNKDAVMTYDALKNSGILHEYIFACYDVLHTQGKEYIVNDIIELMKRKGVEL, from the coding sequence ATGCAAAACACCAACACCGACTATGGTCTTAATGAAGTAGAATTTGCCATATTTTGTATAGAAAATGTTGCAGCTGTGCTTAATAAGGATGCTGTCATGACTTATGATGCATTAAAGAATTCAGGGATTTTACACGAATACATCTTTGCTTGTTATGATGTGCTCCACACACAGGGGAAGGAGTATATTGTAAATGACATAATAGAGCTTATGAAGAGAAAAGGGGTAGAATTATGA
- a CDS encoding nuclease-related domain-containing DEAD/DEAH box helicase, protein MPTFIPPYLGEEIKSNAEKKMYNVLQELDLKYAYILHSLGLPKHNHKAYGEIDFVIVCEYGVACLEIKGGRVECRDGNWYFIDRYGIERTKHEGPFAQVVGNMYSLDKILKDKFHNSNRLSNIAMACGVVFPDIRFEYNGQECIPEITFDKSTSDITEYIKNIFGYWEKIKYKDKAKLSIQDIKNIVNFLRGDFVFVPMLSDRLNDVERKLVRLTYEQTQLVQALSMNAHLMIEGKAGTGKTLLATDYAKKRAEEGKKVLYLTFNKNLSNNVNAQIGGIENLKVINIHALFGEYVQVDNEKLNANPNKYFSEELPEEVLDYLSVLSDSEIDQLNYDVLVMDEGQDILKPSYLYPLDTVLKGGFDKGYWAIFYDSDQNIYNPEYDAGMEIINGFHSAHFKLRINCRNTIQIGTYSSLLSGIKLDEFIRENGEEVIKLSYKTVEECKKKIDDILEEFKKENVSLRDVVFLAPHRYKNSILSEMEIEVNELGKPEIDKNIPYFSTIQGFKGLDSKIVILVDIETIKPENYSRFIYIAGTRARTLLYVVASDEFWNIKK, encoded by the coding sequence ATGCCTACATTTATCCCACCCTACTTGGGTGAAGAAATAAAAAGCAATGCAGAAAAAAAGATGTATAATGTATTGCAAGAGCTAGACTTGAAATATGCTTATATATTACACTCGCTGGGGCTTCCAAAGCACAATCACAAAGCTTACGGAGAGATCGATTTTGTCATTGTTTGTGAATATGGAGTAGCCTGCCTTGAAATAAAGGGTGGCAGAGTAGAGTGTAGAGATGGGAACTGGTATTTTATAGATAGGTATGGAATAGAAAGAACAAAGCATGAAGGACCATTTGCACAAGTTGTGGGGAATATGTATAGTCTTGACAAGATATTAAAGGACAAATTCCATAATAGCAATAGACTTAGTAATATCGCAATGGCCTGCGGCGTTGTATTTCCTGACATTAGATTTGAGTATAACGGTCAGGAATGTATTCCAGAAATAACTTTTGACAAATCAACCTCAGATATTACCGAGTATATCAAAAATATTTTCGGATATTGGGAAAAGATAAAGTATAAAGACAAGGCCAAACTTTCGATACAAGATATCAAGAATATTGTTAATTTTCTTAGAGGAGATTTTGTATTTGTTCCTATGCTCTCAGACAGATTAAATGATGTGGAGAGAAAACTTGTAAGATTGACATATGAGCAGACACAGCTTGTGCAAGCATTATCTATGAATGCACATCTTATGATAGAGGGGAAGGCTGGAACTGGAAAGACTCTTTTGGCGACAGATTATGCGAAGAAAAGAGCTGAAGAAGGCAAAAAAGTACTATATTTGACATTTAACAAGAACCTTTCCAATAATGTAAACGCTCAGATTGGAGGAATTGAAAATCTTAAGGTGATAAACATTCATGCTCTTTTTGGCGAATATGTACAAGTGGATAATGAAAAATTAAACGCTAATCCCAATAAGTATTTTTCGGAAGAGTTGCCTGAAGAAGTTTTGGATTATTTATCAGTACTTTCTGATTCTGAGATTGATCAGCTTAATTATGATGTGCTTGTAATGGATGAAGGACAGGATATTCTAAAACCATCCTATTTATATCCTTTAGATACTGTTTTGAAGGGAGGCTTTGATAAAGGATACTGGGCTATATTTTACGATTCAGACCAAAACATTTACAATCCAGAATATGATGCTGGAATGGAGATAATTAATGGCTTTCACTCAGCTCATTTTAAGCTTAGGATTAATTGTAGAAATACAATTCAAATAGGGACATATAGTTCTTTGCTAAGTGGAATTAAGTTGGATGAATTCATTAGGGAGAATGGTGAGGAAGTTATAAAACTTAGTTATAAGACCGTTGAAGAATGCAAAAAAAAGATTGATGATATACTTGAAGAATTTAAAAAAGAAAATGTAAGTTTAAGAGATGTTGTCTTTCTCGCACCTCACAGGTATAAAAACTCTATTTTGTCAGAAATGGAAATAGAAGTAAATGAATTGGGAAAACCGGAAATTGATAAAAATATCCCGTACTTTTCAACTATTCAAGGCTTCAAAGGTCTAGATTCGAAAATTGTAATCTTGGTAGATATTGAAACTATTAAACCTGAGAATTATTCTAGGTTCATTTATATCGCAGGGACAAGGGCGAGGACTTTGCTTTATGTAGTGGCTTCTGATGAGTTTTGGAACATAAAAAAATAG
- a CDS encoding TRAFAC clade GTPase domain-containing protein, which produces MGSVEALKVQVMMVGGRRCGKTSVLAAMKDNFETQFADTNLTIAIDDFDTLEILTAKINEINDYFLGDKSRNIIPDSNPTDDMMKYTYSIRIAGKKGKIQVEFIDYPGEWLTDKVHHEELRNLMTETQVIVVVIDTPHLMEEDGQYNEYRNFCYQTTEMLKTALDDGEEGEKLILFVPLKCERYLNDGKMDQVRKRTEEAYANLINYFNRNKKKYEVAVTPIFTLGSVIFSHFGRDKQTREIKINNYKTPEEAVYIFSDINVKKPSPKYCEQPVVYLLAYLFKMAEQKKNKDFSQGTFLDKVGIFISEKFLNFASASDYDEQKKCVLKRLKKEDDGYHIIQNTLKF; this is translated from the coding sequence ATGGGTAGTGTTGAAGCTTTGAAAGTACAAGTTATGATGGTAGGTGGTCGTCGATGTGGTAAAACCAGTGTTTTGGCAGCGATGAAGGATAATTTTGAAACGCAGTTTGCAGATACAAATTTAACCATTGCAATTGATGATTTTGATACATTGGAAATTTTAACTGCAAAAATTAATGAAATTAATGACTATTTTTTGGGTGATAAAAGTAGAAATATAATACCAGATAGCAATCCTACGGATGATATGATGAAGTACACTTATTCTATAAGAATAGCTGGTAAAAAGGGAAAGATTCAGGTGGAGTTCATCGATTATCCTGGAGAATGGTTGACTGATAAAGTTCATCACGAAGAACTTAGGAATCTGATGACAGAAACTCAAGTGATTGTTGTGGTTATAGATACCCCGCATCTAATGGAAGAAGATGGACAATATAATGAATATCGTAATTTTTGCTACCAAACAACAGAAATGTTAAAAACGGCATTAGATGATGGTGAAGAAGGTGAAAAGCTAATATTGTTTGTACCTCTAAAATGTGAAAGATATTTAAATGATGGGAAAATGGATCAGGTTAGAAAAAGGACAGAGGAAGCTTATGCAAATTTAATAAATTATTTTAACCGAAATAAAAAGAAATATGAGGTTGCTGTAACACCTATATTTACATTGGGGAGTGTGATATTTAGCCATTTTGGAAGAGATAAGCAGACAAGAGAAATCAAAATTAATAATTATAAGACACCAGAGGAAGCGGTATATATTTTCTCTGATATAAATGTAAAAAAACCATCACCTAAATATTGTGAGCAACCAGTGGTATACTTGTTGGCTTATTTATTTAAAATGGCTGAGCAGAAAAAAAATAAGGATTTTTCTCAAGGAACATTCCTCGATAAAGTGGGGATTTTCATTTCAGAGAAATTTTTAAATTTTGCATCTGCTAGTGATTATGATGAACAAAAAAAATGTGTTTTAAAAAGACTTAAAAAAGAAGACGATGGATACCATATTATACAAAATACATTGAAGTTTTAA